The genome window CGATGAACCGCTTGACCCCGGGACCGAAGCGGTAAATCAGGGCGCCGACCAGCAGGAATCGAGCTCCCCGGCTGATGGCCGAAACCAGTACGAAGGTTGGAAAATCGATTCGGAAAGCCCCCGCCGCGATGGTGAAGACCTTGTACGGAAGGGGGGTGAAGCCGGCGACGAAGATGGCGACGGCGTCCCATTCCCGGTACAGGGCCCGGACCTCCAGGTACGCGCTCTGGGCGCTGTAGATCTCGATGATGGGCCGGCCCAACAGTTCGTAGGCGTACAGGCCGAGAGCGTAACCCAAGGCGCCTCCCGCCACCGACCCGACGGTACAGATGGCCGCGAAACCCAGGGCCCGGCCGGGGGCGCCCAGGGCCAGGGCGATGAGAAGCACGTCGGGAGGAACCGGGAAAAAGGACGACTCAGCGAAGGCGATCAGGAACAGTATGGCGGCAGCGTATCGCCGGTGGGCCAGCGAGAGCACCCAATCGTAGAGTCCCCGGACGCCCCCCAGCGCCCAGGATACGACCCCCCAGGGCGTACGGCCCGTGCTCGACGAGACTTTCACCGGGAGTTCCTGCTTGCGCATATCTCACGCCCGTGGAGACGCCACCGAACCGGGTGGATTATACCCGGAACGCGCGGGTACAGTGGGTCCGGGACGGCGGGAAAGACCGGAAGCGGCGGGCGGCTGGAGAGTTCGACGAGGTCACCACCGATGGCGACGGGAGCGGATCTGGAAACGATCCTCAGACGGATCGACGGCCGCGGCTACAAGGCTTACCGGGCCATCCGGGGAACCTACGATCTGGACGGG of Acidobacteriota bacterium contains these proteins:
- a CDS encoding DedA family protein, giving the protein MKVSSSTGRTPWGVVSWALGGVRGLYDWVLSLAHRRYAAAILFLIAFAESSFFPVPPDVLLIALALGAPGRALGFAAICTVGSVAGGALGYALGLYAYELLGRPIIEIYSAQSAYLEVRALYREWDAVAIFVAGFTPLPYKVFTIAAGAFRIDFPTFVLVSAISRGARFLLVGALIYRFGPGVKRFIDSYFSWLTVVFTVLLIGGFLLLKYAIY